A genome region from Eremothecium cymbalariae DBVPG#7215 chromosome 4, complete sequence includes the following:
- a CDS encoding uncharacterized protein (similar to Ashbya gossypii AFR291C), with protein MHGHRNIKQDTQRQARSRRSGVLVVVPPRTESGCSSPAGVAPAGRRPLHAMLTSSSSRKVPQNTSSCTMTSIMHRATGSTSSSSGTAAALDRYTKRRRRLGSESDGTLSTLLFPSGNRQQLAGVQTLRSALRPSAEVAPRLQSALFRFATESKVRRHRGGAAEPSEEALTAAASAATGALGDSRVNGMQQVVSVRPIFDPQGCAGRSARCGGPLDDIMGAGHGAECQEGVPRAEQRQPGQQGRFPGQDPPRRRFYWLQVASGETVIIDGTLQREDAVRAGSTIYVDGSVTFQLYDKVYWCLRWSTKKDGEEEEEQQQQQ; from the coding sequence ATGCATGGCCATCGTAACATAAAGCAGGATACCCAGCGACAGGCAAGAAGCCGGCGCTCTGGAGTGTTGGTGGTTGTTCCTCCTCGGACGGAGTCGGGGTGCTCGTCGCCGGCTGGCGTGGCGCCAGCCGGCAGACGCCCTCTCCATGCCATGCtcaccagcagcagcagcagaaaaGTACCGCAGAACACGTCTTCGTGCACGATGACAAGCATAATGCACAGAGCCACCGGCAGCACGAGCAGTAGCAGCGGTACCGCCGCAGCGTTGGATCGCTACACCAAGCGCCGCAGACGCCTGGGCAGCGAGAGCGATGGCACCTTAAGTACGCTTCTCTTTCCCAGTGGCAACAGACAGCAGCTGGCGGGCGTGCAGACGCTACGCAGCGCTCTCCGCCCCAGCGCGGAAGTAGCGCCCAGGCTGCAATCCGCCCTATTCAGGTTTGCTACGGAGTCCAAGGTACGGCGGCACCGCGGAGGGGCGGCAGAGCCCAGCGAGGAGGCGCTGACGGCGGCGGCGAGTGCAGCAACGGGCGCTCTGGGGGATTCCAGGGTTAATGGGATGCAGCAAGTGGTGTCCGTTCGACCGATCTTCGATCCGCAGGGGTGTGCGGGCCGCTCTGCGCGATGTGGTGGTCCGCTGGATGACATAATGGGAGCAGGCCACGGCGCCGAGTGCCAAGAAGGGGTACCGCGTGCAGAGCAGCGGCAGCCAGGGCAGCAGGGGCGGTTCCCGGGGCAAGACCCGCCGCGGCGGCGGTTTTACTGGCTGCAGGTGGCCTCGGGGGAAACGGTGATTATCGACGGGACGTTGCAGCGAGAGGATGCTGTGCGGGCCGGCAGCACGATATATGTGGACGGAAGTGTTACGTTCCAGCTGTACGACAAGGTGTACTGGTGTTTACGATGGAGCACCAAGAAGGACGgtgaagaggaggaggaacagcagcagcagcagtgA